The Endomicrobiales bacterium genome includes the window CTGTGGAGCCCGGTTTTGGCGGCCAGAGTTTTATGCGTGATATGTTGCCAAAGGTTAAAGCGTTAAAAAGCCGTATAAACAAATATAATCCAAAGTGTTATTTGCAGGTAGATGGCGGCATAAACAACAAAACTGCCGTTGCTTGTGTAAGCAGCGGGGCCAATGTATTAGTTGCGGGTAATGCGGTTTTTTGCGCGAAAAGCCCTGCTTTGGCTGTGCGTTCTTTGTTGACAGCGGCAAGTAAATAGAATATAATGCGTCTTCATTATTTAACGGAGGGAGCAAAGCATGGCAGTTCGCATTCGGTTACAAAGACAAGGAAAGCCCAAAAGGCCTTTCTACAAAATGGTTGCAATTGATGGCAGAGCAAAACGTGACGGTGAACCCATTGAAGTTTTAGGTCAGTACGACCCAATGAAAACCGAAGCAAAACTTACCGCTAATAAAGAAAGAGTTGAGTATTGGTTAAAGCAGGGCGCAATTCCTTCTGCAACTGCGGCACACCTAATAAAAAAACTATAAACTTTGCTTTAGTTTGTTTGAGGTTCTAGGAAATGAAAGAGCTGGTAATTTATATAGTTAAAGCTCTCGTTGATAACCCCGGCGAGGTTGAAGTGCGTGAGGTTGAATCGGACAAGGGTATTATAGTTGAAATAAAAGTTGCTGCCGGTGATATAGGCAAAGTTATTGGCAGAGAAGGCCGCATAATAAAGGCAATAAGAACTGTTGTAAGTTGCGCGTCCGCAAAAATGGCAAAAAAAGTTTCAGTTGAAATTACCGAGTAAATGGTTGTTAATTGAAAGATATTACCTGGAAAGTTAGTGACATTGTCGGCAGTTGTGTGGAAGATACCTCAAAGCGAGTCCTTGGAGTTTTGGTTGATGTGCTTCCAACTGGTGCCAACGATGTGTTTCTTATAAAACCGCCGGCGCCCAAAATTGGCGATGTGCTTATACCGGCACTTGCTTCTGTAATAAAAAAAATTGATGTGAAAAATAAGCTGATAGTTGTAGATTTGCCGGCCGGGCTTGAAGAAACCTGGATGTTTAAGGAATCTGATGAAAATTGATGTACTTTCCGCATTCCCGTCTATGTTTAGCGGTCCTCTAACGGAAAGCATTATCAAAAGAGCAAGGCAAAAAAAACTTCTTGACATAAATGTAGTTGATTTAAGATCTTTCGCAAAAGACAAACACAAAACACTTGATGACAGGCCGTTTGGCGGTGGGCCGGGTATGGTTATGAAGCCCGAGCCGCTAATTGCCGCGCTTGAAAGTGTTGGCGCAAAAAAAACAAAACGAATTGGCTGGCCGAAAAATAAAAACAAATTAGTTGTTTATCTTTCGCCTCAGGGTACGCCGCTAACTCAGGAAGTTATAAAAAAGGTAGCTTCTTACAAATCGCTTGTTTTATTGTGCGGCCACTACGAAGGTGTAGATGAAAGGGTTCTCAGTTGGGTTAATTTAGAGCTCTCAATAGGCGATTATGTTCTTACCGGCGGAGAGCTCCCGGCAATGGTTTTAATAGATACCGTTGCGCGCCTCATACCAGGTGTTGTAAAAGAAAGCGGTTCAGTAGAAAATGATTCTTTTTTTTCAGGAATTTTAGATAATCCGCACTATACCAGGCCGGAAAACTTTCGCGGTCAAAAGGTTCCAAAAATTTTGCTTTCTGGTAATCACAAAGCTGTACAAGAGTGGCGCAAAGAGCAGGCAGTTTTAAACACAATTAAAAAAAGACCGGATTTGGCAAAAGCCGCCGGATTAATAAATAATAAAAAATAACTCAGGAGCAGCTATGTCAAAGATAATTACAGAGCTTGGAAACGCACAAAAAAGAACATTGCCAGATTTTCGCGCAGGCGACCAGTTACGCGTTCACTTCAAAGTTATTGAAGGTGAAAATGAAAGAGTACAGGTGTTTGAAGGTATTGTTATCCGCAGGCGCGGAACCGGCATATCTGAAACATTTACAGTAAGAAAGATATCTTTTGGCATTGGCGTTGAAAGAATATTTCCTATAAACTCACCAAGAATTGAAAAAGTAGAGTTCCTTCGTAGAGGCCATGTGCGCCGTGCCCGCTTGTTTTATTTAAGAGCGCTTTCAGGCAAATCCGCAAGAATTGAAGAAAGAAAAGACAGCCAGCAACAAAAGCAATAAGTTTTTTTGTTTCAAGCCAACAAAAATCTCTTGGTTTAAAACCCATATCTGGGTTTGACTCGCCTGCCAATGAACCTATATGAGTTTGACAGTGTTTTTTACTCTCGCGGTTTTAAATCCCTTGTAGGTGTTGACGAAGCTGGAAGGGGCCCTTGGGCGGGGCCGGTAGTTGCAGCTGCTGTAATCTTGCCGCAAAATGCCTTTATAGAAGGCCTTAACGACTCCAAAAAACTCTCACCCAAAAAACGCAAAACAATCCTTGAAAAAATAAAACAAATCGCACTCTCCTACTCTGTTGGCGTTGTAAGCCACACACAAATAGACGAAATAAATATTCTACAGGCAACTTACCAGGCAATGAAAACCGCAATTGCCGGCACAAACACCCCATTTGATTTAGTCCTTGTTGACGGCTGGGCAATACCACAGTTGAAGTTGCCTCAGCAAAATGTAATATCTGGTGATGCGCAAAGCGCTTGCATTGCCGCCGCTTCAATTGTGGCAAAAGAAACAAGAGATGCCATAATGGAAGAAATGGCGCAAGAGTACCCACAATACGGCTTTGAAAAACATAAGGGCTATGGAACAAAACAACATATGCAGGCGCTCCAAAAGTTTGGCGTATGCCCAATACACAGGGTTAGCTATGCGCCCATAAAGGCAATATTAAAAAATGCACTAATTATAGGTTGATTTTCTAAAAAAGGAGAGGTTATTATGGCTTTAATCAAATGTTCAGAGTGTGGAACCGAAGTATCATCAGAGGCTGACAAGTGTCCAAAGTGTGCTTTCCCAATTAATAAAACTGCTAAGAAGACCCAGCAAAAGAAACTCGCTAATGGCTGCGCAATCGGTTGTCTTACAGTTTTCATAATATTTGCCATACTATTTCTTGTTGTAGTATTGAGTTCAAAAAAATCGCCACCTCCTAATTCAGGCAAAGCATCATTATCATCTAATAAATCTATTACTGAATCGATGTCAGAAAAACCTGCTCTTGAACTTAAAAAAGGGTGGGAGTTTGTTAACGGTAAATATGGGAACACTTTGATTAGTGGTATAGTTAAGAATAATTCGCAGAAAAATTACAGTTATGTTCAAATCTCTTTTGGGATATATGATAAGAGCGGTGCTAAAATCGGTACTGCTATGGCAAATATTAAT containing:
- the rpsP gene encoding 30S ribosomal protein S16; translation: MAVRIRLQRQGKPKRPFYKMVAIDGRAKRDGEPIEVLGQYDPMKTEAKLTANKERVEYWLKQGAIPSATAAHLIKKL
- a CDS encoding KH domain-containing protein encodes the protein MKELVIYIVKALVDNPGEVEVREVESDKGIIVEIKVAAGDIGKVIGREGRIIKAIRTVVSCASAKMAKKVSVEITE
- the trmD gene encoding tRNA (guanosine(37)-N1)-methyltransferase TrmD, giving the protein MKIDVLSAFPSMFSGPLTESIIKRARQKKLLDINVVDLRSFAKDKHKTLDDRPFGGGPGMVMKPEPLIAALESVGAKKTKRIGWPKNKNKLVVYLSPQGTPLTQEVIKKVASYKSLVLLCGHYEGVDERVLSWVNLELSIGDYVLTGGELPAMVLIDTVARLIPGVVKESGSVENDSFFSGILDNPHYTRPENFRGQKVPKILLSGNHKAVQEWRKEQAVLNTIKKRPDLAKAAGLINNKK
- the rplS gene encoding 50S ribosomal protein L19 — translated: MSKIITELGNAQKRTLPDFRAGDQLRVHFKVIEGENERVQVFEGIVIRRRGTGISETFTVRKISFGIGVERIFPINSPRIEKVEFLRRGHVRRARLFYLRALSGKSARIEERKDSQQQKQ
- a CDS encoding ribonuclease HII, with amino-acid sequence MNLYEFDSVFYSRGFKSLVGVDEAGRGPWAGPVVAAAVILPQNAFIEGLNDSKKLSPKKRKTILEKIKQIALSYSVGVVSHTQIDEINILQATYQAMKTAIAGTNTPFDLVLVDGWAIPQLKLPQQNVISGDAQSACIAAASIVAKETRDAIMEEMAQEYPQYGFEKHKGYGTKQHMQALQKFGVCPIHRVSYAPIKAILKNALIIG
- a CDS encoding FxLYD domain-containing protein; translated protein: MALIKCSECGTEVSSEADKCPKCAFPINKTAKKTQQKKLANGCAIGCLTVFIIFAILFLVVVLSSKKSPPPNSGKASLSSNKSITESMSEKPALELKKGWEFVNGKYGNTLISGIVKNNSQKNYSYVQISFGIYDKSGAKIGTAMANINNLRSGGTWKFEASILQNLDNIDTAKLEELTGF